The sequence below is a genomic window from Burkholderia contaminans.
AACCATAAACGAACTCGCCCGGCTTGTCGCTGACGTGGCGCAACGATTCACGCCGAAGGTCGCGAGAAAGCCATTCGTCAGGATTCCGTCTCGCGTCGCGAAGCCTGCCGCTCCCGGTCAGCACGCGACGAGCCCGTTCGAGGCGCGGACCAGAGCCTCTCGCGCCCGCTCCTCGTCACCGCCCGTCACGCCGGCAATACGGCCACCGCCTTGATCTCGACGATATACCCGGGCGCGCCGCCCAGCATGTGCGCACCGACCGCCGTCCACGCCGGCTTCGGGTGCGCGGCGAGGTAACGGTCGCGTACCTGCATGAACAACGGCAGGTCGCGCATGTCGGTATGGAAGGTCGTCAGGTCGACCACGTCGTTGAACGACGCGCCGGCGGCTTCCAGCACGAGCTTCAGATTTTCGAACGCCTGCACGATCTGCGCTTCACGGCCTTCGACGAGCTGCATCGCCGCATCGCGGCCGATCTGGCCGGATACGTACAGCGTATCGCCGACCTTCAGGCCCGGTGCATAGCCGATTTTCTCGTACACCGCTTCCATTCCCGCCGGAACGATGGCTTTGCGATTACTCATGGGAGTCTCCGTGGCCGGCGTCTTCGCGCCGGCCGGTGGGGTTGTCGATGAATACACGTTGACCGCGTGCAGGCGGCGTCACGACACGCCGCTCAACCCGTATCGCCGCCCGCGACCGGCAGCACCGTGCCGGTGATGTAGCTCGCCTCGTCGGACGCGAGGAACAGGATCGGCGCGATCTGTTCGTCGAGGCTGCCGTAGCGCTTGAAGAACGTCGATTCCGTGACCTGGCGCACGGCCTCGCCCATCCATGCCTGTTCCTGCTCGCTGTCGCCGGCCGCGTTGCGCGGCACGCGGCGCGGCGGCGCGCTGGTACCGCCCGGCGCGGTGGCCACGACCCGGATGTTGTGCTCGGCGTATTCCATCGCGAGCGCCGCCGTAAGCGCATTGACGCCGCCTTTCGCCGCCGAGTACGGCACGCGGCGGATGCCGCGCGTCGCGTTCGACGAGATGTTGACGATCGTGCCGCCGCCGCGCGCGAGCAGGTGCGGCAGCACCGCGTGGCATGTATAAAGCGTCGGCATCAGCGAACGGCGGATTTCCGCATCGATCTGCGCCGGCTCGAATTCGGCGAACGGGCGCATGCGGATCGCGCCGCCGACGCCGTTGATCAGGATGTCGATGCCGCCGAACGTCTGCACGGCGTGCGCGATCGCCGCATGCGCACCGTCGTACGTTTCGAGATCGGCGACGAAGCCGGCCGTCTCGCCCCCCGCCGCTTCGGCCGCGACCTCGGCGACGAAATCCGCGCGATCGACGAACAGCACCCTGCCGCCTTCGGCCGCCGCGCGCAGCGCGACGCCGCGGCCGATGCCCTGCGCGGCGCCCGTGACGACGATGACCTTGCCAGAGAATCGTTGCATGATCACGCCGCCTTTGCCGTGACGTTGGGGGTGAACTTCTCGTAGTGGAAGCTGTTCGGCTTCACGCCTTCGTCGTCGAAATACTTGCGCACCGCGTCGACCATCGGCGGCGGCCCGCACAGATACACGTCGACGTCGCCGTCGTTCAGCGCATCGGCCGGGATGTGCTGTGTGACCCAGCCCTTGCGCGCATGGCTCGACGCCCCATCCGCGACGACCGTCGCGAAGCTGAAGTTCGGCAGTTTCGCCGCATAGGCTTCGATCGCGTCGACCAGCACGAGGTCGAGATCGCGGGTCACGCCGTAAATCAGGTGCACCTTCTGCTGCGACCCGGTGCGCGCGAGCACCTCGAGCATCGACAGGAACGGCGCGAGCCCCGTGCCGCCCGCGAGGAACAGCAGCGGCCGCTGCACGTCGCGCAGGTAGAAGCTGCCGAGCGGCCCGTGCAGTTGCAGCGTGTCGCCGGGCTGCGCCGAGTCGAGCCACGTGCTCATCACGCCGCCGGGAATCTTCTTGATCAGGAAGCTCACCTTCGCATCGGCCGGCGCCGACGAGAACGAATAGGAACGATGCTGCCCGCTCGCGGGCACGTCGATGTTCACGTACTGGCCCGGCAGGAACACGGGCGCGGCCGCGCCGACGTCGAGTTCGAGCACGACGGCCGCATCGTTGTGCTGCTCGACCTTCGTCACCGTCGCGGCAAAGCCGCTCTGGCCCGTCTTGCATGCGACCGACGACGTCGGCACCGCGATCACGCAATCGCTCTGCGGCACCATCTGGCAGGTCAGCACGAGGCCGCCGTCCTTTTCGTCTTCGGTGAGCGCGTCGTCGATGTAGTCGTCGCCGAGGTCGTAGCGGCCGCTTTCGGCGCGGCACTTGCAGGTGCCGCACACGCCGTCGGAGCAATCCATCGGCAGGTTGATCTTCGCGCGGAAGGCCGCGTCGAGCACCTTCTCGCCGGCCTTGCAGTCGATGAAGCGGGTTACCCCGTCCTCGAAGTTCAGTGCAATCGTGTAGCTGGACATGGCGTCGTCTCCACTTCCTTGTCTTTCATGACGAAACAACGGGCGTCAGACGTGATAGACGTCGAGCACCTGCCGGATGTAGTCGTTCTTCAGCACGATCTTCTTGTACGAGATCAGCAGTTCATCGCCCACCTGACGCAACGTGACGAACATCGTGCCGAAGAAGTGATCGGTCACGCGGTAGCGGTGGTTCAGCGTGTGAAAGTTGTAGCGCACGTCCACCTCGTCGTCGCGTTCGGCCAGCACCTCGACGTTCGTCACGTTGTGGCTGGTGCGCGGCTCGGGCGTCGATGCGCCGCTGCGCTCCGTCTTGATCCGGAACACGCGATCCTCGAGGCCGCCGCGGTCCGGGTAGTACATCAGCGAGATCTGGCTCTGGTGATCGTCGGTCGGACGATCGTCGTCGTCCCATGCGGGCATCCAGTACGTGACGTCCTCCGTGTAGCAGGTCAGCCACGCGTCCCACTGGCGATCGTCGAGCAGGCGCGCTTCGCGATACAGCGCCGCGCAGACAGTCCGGTAATCGAAGCTCATGCTGCCACCTCCCCGCGTTCCTTCTTCAGCGCATCGCGCATCACGTTCACCCAGTGTTCGTGCTGGCACACGAACAGCCCTTCGTCCTCGCTGCGCTCGCCGGAAATGCGCGGGTGCAGCCCCATCTTCTTCGCGTTCTCGTCGGGCCCGTCGATCCACAGCGGCGCACCGCGCGACAGGTCGTTCCACATCGCCGTGATGCCCGCGTAACCGGCCTGGCATGCGCGGAACTCCTCGAGATCGTCGGCGGTGCCCATGCCCGTCACGTTGAAGAAATCCTCGTACTGGCGGATCCGCACCGTGCGGTCGGCCTCGCTCTCGCCCTTCGGCGCGAAGCAGAAGATCGTGACTTCGGTCTTGTCGACGCCGAGCGGCCGCACCACGCGGATCTGCGTGCTGAACTGATCCATCAGGAACACGTTCGGGTACACGCACAGGTTGCGCGTCTGGTTGACGATGAAGTCGGCCTGCACGTCGCCGACGCGCGCCTTGATCTCGTCACGGTGCTGATACACGGGCCGCACTTCGGGGTTCATCGTCTTGGTCCACAGCAGGATGTGGCCGTTGTCGAAGCCGTACACGCCGGCGACCGACTTGCTCCAGCTGTTCGCATCGACGGCCTTGGTGCCGTCCTCCTTGCGGCGGCCCATCGTCGCCGCGTAGTTCCAGTGCACGGTGCTGACGTGGTAGCCGTCGCAGCCGTTCTCCATCTGCATCTTCCAGTTGCCTTCGTAGATGTAGGACGAGTTGCCGCGCAGCACTTCGAGCCCGTTCGGCGCCTGGTCGACGATCTGGTCGATGATCACGCGCGCTCCGCCGAGATACTCCTCGAGCGGCAGCACGTCGGCGCTGAGGCTGCCGAACAGGAAGCCGCGATAGTTCGCGAAGCGCGCAACCTTCTTCAGGTCGTGCGAGCCGTGCGTGTTGAACTGCACCGGGTACTCGGTCGTCTTCTCGTCCTTCACCTTCAGCAGCTTGCCGGTGTTCGAGAACGTCCAGCCGTGGAACGGGCACGTGAAGCTGCCCTTGTTGCCGTGCTTGCGGCGGCACAGCATCGCGCCCTTGTGCGCGCAGGCGTTGATCACCGCGTGCAGCTCGCCGGTCTTGTCGCGCGTGATCACGATCGGCTGTCGGCCGATCCACGTCGTGTAGTAATCGTTGTTGGCCGGGATCTGGCTTTCGTGCGCCAGGTACACCCAGTTGCTCTCGAAGATGTGCTTCATCTCGAGCTCGTACAGCTCGGCGTTCGTGAAGATGTCGCGGCGGCAGCGGAATACGCCGGCTTCCTTGTCGTCCTGCACGGCGGTGGCGAGCAGGTGATCCAGGTCGGTGGCTTGGTCGGTCGTGGCGGACATGTTGGCTCCTCCCATGCGCGTGCCGCGTCCTGCAAGCACGCTCGCATCGGTAATCGGTTGAATCTCGCGGGAACCCGGCCGGCGGCGGCGTATCGGCGCCGCGCCGGCGGGCAGTTGGCGGTTACGCCGTCGCGGCCGCGCGCAGGCGGTGGACGATCTGGTTGTCCTTGCCCTGCACCAGCGGCGTCAGCACGAAGTTGAACTCGATGTCCTTGTACGCATCGGCCTTCATGCCGAGCGCCGTGCCGCCGGTCTTGTCGACCACGGGCGGGATCAGCTCCTCGCGCGTCGCATACGCGAAGTCATCCCAGATCAGCGGATCGCCTTCGATGTTGAACTGCGTCGTCAGCTTGCGGTGGTCGTGGCTGTCGACGAAGAAGTGCACGTGCGCCGGACGGTTGCCGTGGCGGCCGAGGCGGTTCAGCAGTTGCTGCGTCGCGCCCTGCGGCGGGCAGCCGTAGCCGACCGGCATCAGCGTGCGGAATTCGTATTTGCCGTCGGCGCCCGTCTTCACCGCGCCGCGCAGGTTGAAATCGCTCTGCTTGCCGGTCGGGTCGAAGTGCGAATAGAAGCCGTGCGAGTTCGCGTGCCAGCATTCGACCACCGCGCCCGCGACCGGCTTGCCGTCGAGGCCCGTGACCGTGCCGTGGATCACGAGCGGACCCGCGCCGTCGTCCGCGTCGAGGTCGATCTTCGACACGCCGTCGCGCACGGGCGCGCCGGCCACGTACAGCGGCCCTTCGATCGTGCGCGGCGTGCCGCCGTCGAGGCCGATCGCCTTGTCGGCGGCATCCATCCGGATGTCGAGAAACTTCTCGAGACCGAGGCCGGCCGCAAGCAGCGCCGCTTCGCCGTCCTGGCCGAGCTTGTTCAGGTAGTTGACGCCGGCCCACACTTCGTCGGGCGTGATGTCGAGATCGTCGATCGCCTTGAACAGGTCGCCGAGCAGCCGCAGCACGACCTGCTGCGTGCGCGCGTTGCCGCCGTTCGTGCCGCTCGCGCCCGCGTTCGACGCGGCCTTCAGCAGATCCTGCACTTCCCGGGTATCGAAAACTTTGACGCTCATGATGATGTCTCCACGTGTATTGGGGGAATGACGGCCTTTGCCCGGCCAGGGTTATCGCGCGACTTTCGTCAGCCCGTCGCGGGTAAAACGCCTGACCTTGTCCTCGTCGAGTTCGATGCCGAGGCCAGGGCCGTCCGGCACGGTCAGTTCGAAGTCGCTGTAATCGAGCGGCTGCGTCAGGATCTCTTCGGTGATCAGCAGCGGCCCGAACAGTTCGGTGCCCCATTGCAGGTTCGCGAAACTCGCGAACAGGTGCGCGGACGCCACCGTGCTGAACGCGCCTTCGAGCATCGTGCCGCCGTACAGCTCGATGCCGGCCGCATCCGCGATCGCGGCGACGCGCTGCGCGGCGAACAGGCCGCCGCTTTGCTCGATCTTGATCGCGAACACGTCCGCGCCGTGATGCTTCGCGATGTCGAACGCGCTGTCGGGGCCCTGCAGGATTTCGTCGGCCATCAGCGCGACCGGGAAGCGGCGCATCAGGCGCGCCAGCGCCGCGGCCGAGGCCACCGGCTGCTCGACCAGTTCGCAGCCGGCATCGGCCAGCGCCGGAATCGCGCGCGCGGCCTGCGTTTCGCTCCACGCCATGTTCACGTCGACTCGCACCGACGCGCGATCGCCGACGGCCTGCTTGATCGCGGCCACGTGGCGGATATCGGCCTCGGGCGCCTTCGCGCCGATCTTCAGCTTGAACACGTTGTGGCGGCGCAGGTCGAGCATCCGCTCGGCTTCGGCGATGTCGGTGGCCGTGTCGCCCGATGCGAGCGTCCATGCGACCGGGAGACGGTCACGGCGGCGGCCGCCGAGCAGCTCGCTCACCGGCACGCCGAGCCGCTTGCCGTGCGCGTCGAGCAGCGCGGTTTCGAGCGCGCTCTTCGCGAAGTGGTTGACCTTCGCGAGCTTGCCGAGGAACGCCATCAGCGTCTGGATGCGCGTTGCGTCCTTGCCGATGATCGCCGGCGCGAGATACGTGTCGATCGCCAGCTTCATCGCCTCGGGGCTTTCCGGGCCGTACGCCATCCCGGCGATCGTCGTGCCTTCGCCGAGACCCGTCACGCCGTCGCTGCAGAACACCTTCACGAGCATCAGCGTCTGGCCGTGCATCGTGGCCACCGACAGCTTGTGCGGGCGGATCGTCGGCAGGTCGACGAGGCGGGTTTCGATGCGTTCGATGGTGACGGAGGACATGGGGCACGCCGTGTGGGTGAAGTTCTTGAGGCGATTTATACGTCTCGGCCAGATCGAGCGTCCAATACTTTTAGGCGGTCATTTCAATACCTGGCAGGTATTGAAATTCTGGGATATTCGCCGGATGTCGCTGTTTACCATACCTGTCTTGACAGGTGGTGCGGTCTGGAAGCCATGCTGGATCGGGGGGAGCGGCCACCCGGGATATGGGCAGCCGAAGACGCGAATGGCATCGGTCGCCACGCGCGCGGCGACGCAAAAAAATGGCCTCGGCGTGCCGCTGTCAGGGTTTTCCTGATGCCTCACCCGGAGGGCTCGTGGGCGAATTTCTCGATATGCGCGGTTGGCGGCCGGCTTCGCGTGCGCTTTGTTCGGCTGGTTGTCGGCTCGAGACCCGGTGGCGCTGGCGGGGTTTCCGTCAGCGGTGCTTGCGCATCGGGTCAGGCACACGAAGGGTCTTGCATCAGGGCGGTCTGCCTCGCGCGCATGCTGGCCGGCTTCATGGCGAACGTCACCGGCTCCGGCAACTCAACCGCCGCACCGCCCCCCGCGCTCGGCGGCTCGGCGTCACGATTCCCCATCGACGCCCGCGTACCCACCCAACCTGCCCTCTACCCCATACCCGTCGTCCGGCGGCGGCAACCGGCCGAGCACCCGCTCGACCTCCAGCGCGACCGCGATGAGCTCGCGGTCGGTGCCGGCCGCCCCATCCAGCGCGAGGCCGACCGGCAGCCCCGCCATCGTCAGGCCGGCCGGGACGGTCATGCCCGGTACGCCGGCGTTACTGCCCGGCTCGGTATTCCGGATGTAGGTCGAGAACACCGACACGGTTTCGCCGTTGAGCATCATCGTGTCGCCCGACGGAATCCGGCACGCGGCGGCGATCGTGGTCGGAAACACGAGCGCATCGGCCCCGCTGTCGGCGAGGCACTGCCGATACGCGGCACGCGACCGCGTACGCCGGTCGAGCGCGGTGCGGTACGCCGCTTCGCCGATACCGTCGGGACCGGTGACATGGCGGGCGATCTTCGCGACGTCCGGGCTCCCCACGTTCGCGACGATGTCGTCGACCGACAGTTCGTAGCCGTTCTCGACCAGATAGGCGTGCATCGACGAACGGAACTCGTACATGGCGATGATCGCCGGCTCGTCGTCGAAGAACCCCGGATAGTCGTTCAGGTCGATATCGACGCACTCGAATCCCGCCTGTGCCAGTTTCGCCACAGCGGCATTCGCCACCGTCTCGACATCCTGTGCGAGGCCGCGCCAGAACGTCGTGAGCGGAACCGCCAGGCGCACGGGGCGCGTCGCGCTGTGGTTCGGCAGCGACGTCGGCTCGCCCGCACCGGTGCCGGTGCCGGTGCCGGTGCCCGACAGAATCGCGTCGAGCAGCGCGATATCGTCGACCGACCGCGCGATCGGACCGACGGTGTCGCGCGTGCGCGAAATCGGCGCCACGCCGCCTGATGGGTAGCGCCCCACGGTTGGCCGGAGACCGACGGCACCGCACAGTGCCGCCGGAATCCGGACTGAACCGCCGGTATCCGTCCCGAGCGCGGCGGGCACCACGCCCGCACCGACCAGCGCGCCCGAGCCGCTGCTGCTGCCGCCCGGAATCCGGTTGAAATCGTACGGATTGCGTACCGCGCCGGTCACGCGGTTGTTGCCCGATACGCCGAACGCCAGCTCGTGCAGGTTGGCCTTGCCCGCGATCAGCGCCCCTTGGGCGAGCAGCCGCGCGACGACTGGCGCATGCTGCGGCGGCACGCGGTTGTGCAGCGCCAGCGTACCGTTGCCGGTCGGCAGGCAAGCGGTGTCGATGTTGTCCTTGATCGCGATCGGCAGGCCCAGCAACGCGTGCGGGGTGGACGACGTCGCGAGGTCGCGGTCGCAG
It includes:
- a CDS encoding RidA family protein; the protein is MSNRKAIVPAGMEAVYEKIGYAPGLKVGDTLYVSGQIGRDAAMQLVEGREAQIVQAFENLKLVLEAAGASFNDVVDLTTFHTDMRDLPLFMQVRDRYLAAHPKPAWTAVGAHMLGGAPGYIVEIKAVAVLPA
- the benD gene encoding benzoate diol dehydrogenase BenD; amino-acid sequence: MQRFSGKVIVVTGAAQGIGRGVALRAAAEGGRVLFVDRADFVAEVAAEAAGGETAGFVADLETYDGAHAAIAHAVQTFGGIDILINGVGGAIRMRPFAEFEPAQIDAEIRRSLMPTLYTCHAVLPHLLARGGGTIVNISSNATRGIRRVPYSAAKGGVNALTAALAMEYAEHNIRVVATAPGGTSAPPRRVPRNAAGDSEQEQAWMGEAVRQVTESTFFKRYGSLDEQIAPILFLASDEASYITGTVLPVAGGDTG
- the benC gene encoding benzoate 1,2-dioxygenase electron transfer component BenC codes for the protein MSSYTIALNFEDGVTRFIDCKAGEKVLDAAFRAKINLPMDCSDGVCGTCKCRAESGRYDLGDDYIDDALTEDEKDGGLVLTCQMVPQSDCVIAVPTSSVACKTGQSGFAATVTKVEQHNDAAVVLELDVGAAAPVFLPGQYVNIDVPASGQHRSYSFSSAPADAKVSFLIKKIPGGVMSTWLDSAQPGDTLQLHGPLGSFYLRDVQRPLLFLAGGTGLAPFLSMLEVLARTGSQQKVHLIYGVTRDLDLVLVDAIEAYAAKLPNFSFATVVADGASSHARKGWVTQHIPADALNDGDVDVYLCGPPPMVDAVRKYFDDEGVKPNSFHYEKFTPNVTAKAA
- the benB gene encoding benzoate 1,2-dioxygenase small subunit — encoded protein: MSFDYRTVCAALYREARLLDDRQWDAWLTCYTEDVTYWMPAWDDDDRPTDDHQSQISLMYYPDRGGLEDRVFRIKTERSGASTPEPRTSHNVTNVEVLAERDDEVDVRYNFHTLNHRYRVTDHFFGTMFVTLRQVGDELLISYKKIVLKNDYIRQVLDVYHV
- a CDS encoding Rieske 2Fe-2S domain-containing protein, which gives rise to MSATTDQATDLDHLLATAVQDDKEAGVFRCRRDIFTNAELYELEMKHIFESNWVYLAHESQIPANNDYYTTWIGRQPIVITRDKTGELHAVINACAHKGAMLCRRKHGNKGSFTCPFHGWTFSNTGKLLKVKDEKTTEYPVQFNTHGSHDLKKVARFANYRGFLFGSLSADVLPLEEYLGGARVIIDQIVDQAPNGLEVLRGNSSYIYEGNWKMQMENGCDGYHVSTVHWNYAATMGRRKEDGTKAVDANSWSKSVAGVYGFDNGHILLWTKTMNPEVRPVYQHRDEIKARVGDVQADFIVNQTRNLCVYPNVFLMDQFSTQIRVVRPLGVDKTEVTIFCFAPKGESEADRTVRIRQYEDFFNVTGMGTADDLEEFRACQAGYAGITAMWNDLSRGAPLWIDGPDENAKKMGLHPRISGERSEDEGLFVCQHEHWVNVMRDALKKERGEVAA
- the catA gene encoding catechol 1,2-dioxygenase, yielding MSVKVFDTREVQDLLKAASNAGASGTNGGNARTQQVVLRLLGDLFKAIDDLDITPDEVWAGVNYLNKLGQDGEAALLAAGLGLEKFLDIRMDAADKAIGLDGGTPRTIEGPLYVAGAPVRDGVSKIDLDADDGAGPLVIHGTVTGLDGKPVAGAVVECWHANSHGFYSHFDPTGKQSDFNLRGAVKTGADGKYEFRTLMPVGYGCPPQGATQQLLNRLGRHGNRPAHVHFFVDSHDHRKLTTQFNIEGDPLIWDDFAYATREELIPPVVDKTGGTALGMKADAYKDIEFNFVLTPLVQGKDNQIVHRLRAAATA
- a CDS encoding muconate/chloromuconate family cycloisomerase translates to MSSVTIERIETRLVDLPTIRPHKLSVATMHGQTLMLVKVFCSDGVTGLGEGTTIAGMAYGPESPEAMKLAIDTYLAPAIIGKDATRIQTLMAFLGKLAKVNHFAKSALETALLDAHGKRLGVPVSELLGGRRRDRLPVAWTLASGDTATDIAEAERMLDLRRHNVFKLKIGAKAPEADIRHVAAIKQAVGDRASVRVDVNMAWSETQAARAIPALADAGCELVEQPVASAAALARLMRRFPVALMADEILQGPDSAFDIAKHHGADVFAIKIEQSGGLFAAQRVAAIADAAGIELYGGTMLEGAFSTVASAHLFASFANLQWGTELFGPLLITEEILTQPLDYSDFELTVPDGPGLGIELDEDKVRRFTRDGLTKVAR
- the iaaH gene encoding indoleacetamide hydrolase, with amino-acid sequence MSNNAYATIERHARWRYLNGFTCVDDARLLAEAARCDRDLATSSTPHALLGLPIAIKDNIDTACLPTGNGTLALHNRVPPQHAPVVARLLAQGALIAGKANLHELAFGVSGNNRVTGAVRNPYDFNRIPGGSSSGSGALVGAGVVPAALGTDTGGSVRIPAALCGAVGLRPTVGRYPSGGVAPISRTRDTVGPIARSVDDIALLDAILSGTGTGTGTGAGEPTSLPNHSATRPVRLAVPLTTFWRGLAQDVETVANAAVAKLAQAGFECVDIDLNDYPGFFDDEPAIIAMYEFRSSMHAYLVENGYELSVDDIVANVGSPDVAKIARHVTGPDGIGEAAYRTALDRRTRSRAAYRQCLADSGADALVFPTTIAAACRIPSGDTMMLNGETVSVFSTYIRNTEPGSNAGVPGMTVPAGLTMAGLPVGLALDGAAGTDRELIAVALEVERVLGRLPPPDDGYGVEGRLGGYAGVDGES